Proteins from a genomic interval of Symmachiella macrocystis:
- a CDS encoding efflux RND transporter permease subunit, protein MLNAVIRFALHQRLLVVAFSMFLIGYGTWQALNIDIDVFPNLNRPRVVVMTEAPGMAPEEVEALITIPLETTLNGANGVQAVRSSSGVGISVIYVEFDWGTNIYNDRQIVTERLQLVADRMPAGVQPQLAPISSIMGQIIMVGMWSEGGKTSPLEVRTLADWVVRQRLLTIPGVSQVFTMGGGRKQFQVLIDPNALLKYGLTLQEVRKAVEESNENATGGYLDEQGPNELLVRALGRVQKVEDLEQLVVTMREGRPVLLSQVARVVEGAQVKRGDSSAFVREEDGSFSGGPAVILTINKQPNADTRQVTDAIMQALAELGDTLPKDIRIQPELYSQKSFIDRSIDNVVEALRDGGILVVIILFLFLMNFRTTFITLTAIPLSVAITILVFAAFGLSINTMTLGGLAVAIGELVDDAIVDVENIFRRLRENRHAQEPKPPLLIVFQASVEIRNSIVFGTMIVVLVFIPLFALSGMEGRLFAPLGVAYIVSILSSLAVSLTLTPVLSYWLLSNAKFMDHEKDGPLLRVLKWAAGGAISMSLRFSKLMLLLAAAGVAIAALLLSQLERDFLPPFNEGVVQLNVVLPPGTSLRKSNDIAETVMQRLTKIDGVAAFSRRTGRAELDEHAEGVNITEMIIGFDEDLEQSREEVLEEIREAMADIPGIVTTVEQPLAHLISHMISGVKAQVGIKIYGDDLSVLRTKAQELAAVMKGVDGVTDAMVEPQVEIPQLRIELDRDKLELYGLTPTYVNDYIETAMNGEVVSQVLLGQRTFDLLVRMEEDYRENLQALSRLTIELPSGGTTPLSSVAKIYRSSGPNTINREQVLRRIIVQCNVSGRGLVDVVEEIKQRQKKIVESLPPGYFIEYGGQFESQQAASRTIGILFGISLLGVFLVLYTMFRSANFSIQVMAALPMAFIGSVTALVVTGQTLTVAAMVGFISLGGIASRNGILLLNHYLHLVRYEGETWSQEMIIRAGKERLAPVLMTALTSGIGLVPLAMSAGEPGKEILYPVATVIIGGLLSSTILEFFVRPALFWTFGVKSGQRLIEESSAEASIELVEESQFFEAGTTGPPEANATAPSRQHGTVE, encoded by the coding sequence ATGTTAAATGCCGTCATTCGCTTTGCCCTGCATCAGCGCCTACTGGTGGTTGCGTTTTCGATGTTTTTAATCGGCTACGGCACCTGGCAGGCGCTGAATATCGACATCGACGTCTTCCCGAATCTGAACCGCCCCCGAGTGGTGGTGATGACCGAAGCGCCTGGGATGGCGCCTGAAGAAGTCGAAGCGCTAATCACGATTCCCTTGGAGACCACACTCAATGGAGCCAATGGCGTACAAGCGGTGCGGAGTTCTTCCGGCGTGGGGATCTCGGTGATCTATGTCGAATTCGATTGGGGAACCAACATCTACAACGACCGGCAGATCGTGACGGAGCGACTGCAACTGGTCGCCGACCGTATGCCGGCGGGCGTTCAGCCGCAATTGGCGCCGATCTCCTCAATCATGGGGCAGATCATCATGGTGGGCATGTGGAGCGAAGGGGGCAAGACATCGCCGCTGGAGGTCCGCACACTGGCCGATTGGGTTGTGCGGCAACGACTGCTGACGATTCCCGGCGTCTCGCAGGTATTCACCATGGGAGGCGGACGCAAACAGTTTCAAGTGCTGATCGACCCCAATGCGTTACTGAAATACGGCCTCACGCTGCAGGAGGTTCGCAAAGCGGTCGAGGAAAGTAATGAGAACGCGACCGGCGGTTATCTGGATGAACAAGGCCCCAACGAATTGCTCGTGCGCGCGCTGGGGCGTGTGCAAAAGGTCGAGGATTTGGAGCAACTGGTGGTCACCATGCGCGAGGGCCGCCCCGTGTTGCTGTCCCAAGTCGCGCGGGTGGTTGAAGGCGCTCAGGTGAAACGCGGCGACAGTTCCGCTTTTGTCCGCGAGGAGGACGGATCGTTCTCCGGCGGGCCGGCGGTTATCCTGACCATCAACAAACAACCCAATGCGGACACCCGCCAAGTGACTGATGCCATCATGCAGGCCTTGGCGGAACTAGGAGATACACTCCCCAAGGATATTCGCATTCAACCAGAATTGTATTCGCAAAAATCGTTTATAGATCGATCCATCGACAACGTCGTTGAAGCACTCCGTGATGGCGGGATTCTGGTTGTGATCATCCTGTTTTTGTTTTTGATGAACTTTCGCACAACGTTCATCACATTGACGGCGATTCCGCTATCGGTCGCCATCACGATTCTGGTGTTCGCCGCGTTCGGGCTGTCGATCAATACGATGACGCTCGGCGGTTTAGCGGTCGCCATCGGCGAACTGGTCGACGATGCCATTGTCGATGTCGAGAATATCTTCCGACGGCTCCGTGAAAACCGCCATGCCCAGGAACCCAAGCCTCCGCTACTTATCGTCTTTCAAGCCAGCGTCGAGATCCGCAACTCAATCGTGTTCGGTACGATGATTGTTGTGTTGGTCTTCATTCCGCTCTTTGCGCTGTCGGGAATGGAAGGCCGTTTGTTCGCGCCGCTGGGAGTCGCTTATATTGTTTCGATCCTCTCATCGCTGGCTGTCTCATTAACGTTAACACCGGTGCTTTCGTATTGGTTGCTCTCCAATGCCAAGTTTATGGACCACGAGAAAGATGGGCCGTTGTTGCGCGTCCTCAAGTGGGCCGCCGGCGGCGCTATCAGTATGAGTCTGCGGTTTTCCAAGTTGATGTTGTTGTTGGCCGCTGCGGGTGTGGCCATTGCCGCGCTGCTCCTTTCACAACTGGAACGCGATTTTCTTCCGCCTTTTAACGAAGGGGTTGTGCAACTCAACGTGGTCCTACCACCGGGGACATCGTTGCGAAAATCCAATGACATTGCTGAAACGGTGATGCAACGTTTGACCAAAATCGACGGCGTGGCTGCCTTCTCGCGACGAACCGGTCGTGCTGAACTCGACGAGCATGCCGAAGGGGTCAACATCACTGAGATGATTATCGGTTTCGACGAGGACCTAGAACAGAGTCGCGAGGAGGTCCTCGAAGAAATTCGCGAAGCAATGGCCGATATCCCCGGGATTGTCACAACCGTCGAGCAACCGCTGGCGCACTTAATCTCCCACATGATTTCCGGAGTGAAGGCACAAGTCGGGATCAAGATTTACGGCGACGATTTGAGTGTCCTGCGTACGAAGGCACAAGAATTGGCGGCGGTGATGAAGGGGGTTGACGGCGTCACCGATGCGATGGTCGAACCGCAAGTTGAGATCCCGCAATTGCGGATCGAATTGGATCGCGACAAACTGGAACTCTATGGATTAACTCCCACCTACGTGAATGACTACATCGAAACGGCGATGAATGGCGAAGTCGTTTCGCAAGTTCTGCTTGGGCAACGCACTTTTGACCTGTTGGTCCGCATGGAAGAAGATTACCGCGAAAACCTGCAAGCCCTAAGCCGCCTCACGATCGAACTGCCCAGCGGCGGCACGACTCCGTTGTCCTCCGTAGCAAAAATCTATCGCTCCAGCGGGCCGAACACGATCAACCGCGAACAAGTTCTGCGGCGGATTATTGTGCAGTGCAATGTCAGCGGTCGCGGATTGGTCGACGTGGTCGAGGAAATCAAACAACGCCAGAAAAAAATTGTGGAGTCCTTGCCGCCCGGGTATTTCATCGAATACGGCGGACAATTTGAAAGCCAACAAGCAGCCAGTCGCACCATTGGCATTCTGTTTGGCATCTCGCTGTTGGGCGTGTTCCTGGTGCTCTACACAATGTTCCGCTCGGCGAATTTCTCCATCCAAGTTATGGCCGCACTGCCGATGGCCTTTATCGGCTCGGTCACGGCGTTGGTCGTCACCGGACAAACCTTGACCGTGGCTGCAATGGTCGGCTTCATCTCGTTGGGCGGCATTGCCTCGCGGAACGGCATTTTACTACTCAATCACTATTTGCACTTGGTGCGTTACGAAGGTGAAACTTGGTCCCAAGAGATGATCATTCGCGCCGGAAAAGAACGGCTTGCACCCGTGCTAATGACTGCACTGACATCGGGTATCGGTTTAGTACCGTTGGCGATGTCCGCCGGTGAACCGGGCAAAGAAATTCTCTATCCCGTCGCCACGGTGATCATCGGCGGCTTACTCAGCAGTACGATCTTAGAATTCTTCGTCCGCCCCGCACTCTTCTGGACATTCGGTGTAAAGTCCGGCCAACGGTTGATTGAAGAATCCTCAGCGGAGGCGAGCATCGAACTGGTCGAAGAATCGCAATTTTTTGAGGCTGGCACAACGGGGCCGCCTGAGGCTAATGCGACGGCTCCTTCCCGGCAGCATGGCACTGTCGAGTAG
- a CDS encoding efflux RND transporter periplasmic adaptor subunit, with amino-acid sequence MKYRLPKIAVQSAAVVGGLVVMGVAWYFQSTWIPAVKQWAAYTVAAGKKQTAVKTDDDADASVEDDHAGHDHAGHDESSSLELSKQAQRNVGLTADKIRKVQLTTFTRKISVPAIVTERPGRTEVKVVAPMTGVITGVYVVEGEAIPQGKQLFKIRLTHEDLVQAQTSFLQALGELDVENREIKRLKQITEGVVAGKVVLEREYARQKLEAVLNANREALILHGLSEAQIDQIEKDRHLVSEIAVYAPQANFDSNEVRTPQPLVQPVSLISLKDEANTVDQGQSPLIVQELNVSKGGFVQAGDTLCVLVDYRELFIEGRAFEHDAIELAAAAAKDKKLTAVVEGNGKKIETIDNLKISYLDNRVEPDSRAFHFYVGLPNRVVQDTKSNDGRRFLSWKFKPGQRMQLQVPVEEWTDRIVLPVDAVAQDGAEYFVFQQNGDHFDRRPVHVEYQDQYSVVIANDGSLFPGDVVAFAGAHQLQMALKNKAGGGVDPHAGHNH; translated from the coding sequence ATGAAATATCGTCTACCAAAAATCGCGGTCCAATCCGCTGCCGTCGTGGGCGGTCTGGTCGTCATGGGGGTTGCGTGGTATTTCCAATCCACGTGGATTCCTGCTGTGAAACAGTGGGCGGCCTACACCGTGGCTGCGGGAAAGAAGCAAACCGCAGTCAAAACGGATGATGATGCTGATGCGTCTGTCGAAGACGATCATGCGGGGCACGATCACGCGGGACATGACGAGTCCTCGTCGTTGGAACTGTCCAAACAGGCCCAACGCAATGTCGGTTTGACAGCGGACAAGATTCGCAAGGTTCAACTGACCACGTTCACCCGCAAGATCAGTGTACCGGCAATCGTGACCGAACGTCCCGGCCGCACAGAGGTCAAGGTCGTAGCGCCTATGACCGGTGTGATCACCGGCGTCTATGTGGTCGAAGGAGAAGCAATCCCGCAAGGCAAACAGTTGTTCAAGATCCGACTAACACACGAAGATCTGGTGCAAGCGCAAACGTCGTTCTTGCAAGCACTGGGTGAGTTGGATGTCGAAAACCGCGAGATCAAACGGCTCAAACAGATCACCGAAGGCGTGGTCGCCGGCAAGGTGGTGCTGGAACGCGAGTATGCCCGACAAAAATTAGAAGCCGTGTTGAATGCCAACCGTGAAGCATTGATATTGCACGGACTGTCTGAAGCACAGATTGATCAGATTGAAAAAGATCGGCACTTGGTGAGTGAAATCGCCGTCTATGCGCCGCAGGCGAACTTCGATTCCAATGAAGTCCGCACACCCCAACCTCTAGTGCAGCCGGTGTCTTTGATCTCGCTCAAGGACGAGGCGAACACGGTTGATCAAGGTCAATCGCCATTGATTGTTCAGGAATTGAATGTGAGCAAAGGGGGATTTGTGCAGGCGGGGGACACGTTGTGCGTGCTGGTCGACTATCGCGAGCTGTTTATCGAGGGCCGTGCCTTTGAACATGACGCCATCGAATTGGCCGCAGCTGCCGCGAAAGACAAAAAGCTGACGGCAGTCGTCGAAGGCAACGGAAAAAAAATAGAGACGATCGACAATTTGAAAATCTCCTATTTGGACAATCGCGTCGAACCCGATTCGCGGGCGTTTCACTTCTATGTCGGACTGCCTAACCGCGTTGTTCAAGATACAAAATCCAACGATGGCCGCCGTTTTCTTTCCTGGAAATTCAAACCGGGCCAACGGATGCAATTGCAAGTCCCTGTGGAGGAATGGACCGACCGCATTGTCTTGCCGGTGGATGCCGTTGCGCAAGATGGGGCGGAGTATTTTGTCTTCCAGCAAAATGGCGACCATTTCGACCGCCGTCCGGTGCATGTCGAGTATCAGGATCAATACTCGGTGGTCATCGCCAACGACGGCTCGCTGTTTCCCGGTGACGTCGTCGCCTTTGCCGGGGCGCATCAACTGCAGATGGCGCTCAAAAATAAAGCCGGCGGCGGTGTCGACCCGCATGCCGGGCACAATCATTGA
- a CDS encoding DUF1214 domain-containing protein, which yields MTFVDISGKFDNTIHRMDYGYWEELNATIQAEPLEGLDPETRGLLAAIGIKKGQEFKPDARMKRILTDAAKIGSVTARALTARPSDPRHYLYPGERVWTNPFIQGRYDFLLDGERLLDSRIYMHFYATGITPAMAIKNVGKGSQYAIAYLDEKGNGLDGGKTYKINLPKNVPAKDFWSFTLYDNQTRAMLQTDQQFPGLDNNKKGLKQNDDGSYDIYFSPKAPKGQENNWIQTIPGKGWNTILRLYGPLEPFYDKTWKPGDPQLVD from the coding sequence ATGACTTTCGTGGACATCTCCGGCAAGTTCGATAACACCATCCACCGCATGGATTACGGATACTGGGAAGAACTCAATGCGACGATCCAGGCAGAACCACTCGAAGGGCTTGACCCGGAAACGCGTGGACTTCTAGCTGCCATTGGCATCAAGAAGGGCCAAGAGTTCAAGCCCGATGCGCGTATGAAGCGAATCCTCACCGATGCGGCTAAGATTGGCTCCGTTACAGCACGTGCCCTAACGGCTCGCCCATCTGACCCACGCCACTACCTTTACCCGGGTGAGCGCGTCTGGACGAACCCATTCATCCAGGGCCGTTATGATTTCCTCTTGGATGGGGAACGCCTACTTGATTCACGCATTTATATGCATTTCTATGCCACTGGGATCACTCCAGCCATGGCAATTAAAAATGTGGGAAAGGGATCACAGTATGCAATTGCCTACCTCGACGAGAAAGGGAACGGTCTCGATGGTGGCAAGACATACAAAATCAATCTACCAAAGAACGTCCCGGCCAAGGACTTTTGGTCCTTCACGCTTTACGACAACCAGACTCGCGCCATGCTCCAGACCGATCAGCAGTTCCCGGGACTCGACAACAATAAAAAGGGGTTGAAGCAAAACGACGACGGTTCCTACGACATCTACTTTAGCCCCAAAGCACCCAAAGGCCAGGAGAACAACTGGATTCAAACCATCCCCGGCAAGGGTTGGAACACGATTCTCCGCCTCTACGGTCCACTCGAGCCGTTTTACGACAAGACGTGGAAACCGGGCGACCCGCAACTGGTCGACTAG
- the trhA gene encoding PAQR family membrane homeostasis protein TrhA, with translation MRNSLKSLAGEEFANFLTHGGGLLFALVGAAVLVRAVAESPNEALKLGCYIYAAALIAVYAASTLSHTFIDPARRSFFRSLDQGVIFLFIAGNFTPFAIAYLHGSMLWILLSLMWIGASIGFASKVFWTHRVESTAVTHYLALGWLPVIAIDPIMRALPASGIFWCIAGGVCYTVGTVVLSYDTKVPYFHALWHLLVIAGSFCHFLVVMGCLNPTPA, from the coding sequence ATGCGGAATTCCTTAAAAAGTCTTGCCGGTGAAGAGTTTGCCAACTTTCTCACCCATGGCGGCGGGCTGTTGTTTGCCCTGGTCGGGGCAGCGGTCTTGGTGCGTGCTGTTGCCGAGAGCCCGAATGAGGCTTTGAAGCTGGGGTGTTACATTTATGCGGCCGCACTGATCGCCGTCTACGCAGCTTCGACGTTGTCGCACACCTTCATCGATCCAGCGCGACGCAGTTTTTTTCGCAGCTTAGACCAAGGTGTGATTTTTCTGTTTATCGCCGGGAACTTCACTCCCTTTGCCATCGCCTATTTGCACGGGTCGATGCTGTGGATTCTGCTGTCGCTGATGTGGATTGGGGCTTCGATCGGGTTTGCCTCCAAAGTATTTTGGACGCACCGCGTGGAATCGACAGCGGTCACGCATTATTTGGCGCTCGGTTGGCTACCGGTGATCGCCATCGACCCGATAATGCGAGCTTTGCCCGCCAGCGGAATCTTCTGGTGTATCGCTGGGGGAGTTTGCTACACGGTCGGAACGGTCGTTTTGTCGTACGACACGAAAGTCCCCTATTTCCACGCATTGTGGCATTTACTGGTGATCGCAGGCAGTTTTTGCCATTTCTTGGTTGTCATGGGCTGCCTAAACCCCACCCCAGCCTGA
- a CDS encoding alpha/beta hydrolase family protein: MRMSLRIFAIVLGIFAISADSLCDAADPRKPGPYSVGVRTEVFVDDQRECAITGKPRTLVTEIWYPAAQGSEKQPLNKFSDFWGTPAGVAAGKLVIGRFGGQFDKVEETFKNIAHRNAKIDAGSFPLLVFSHGNGGFRHQNTYQAEYLASHGYIVAAADHTGNAATTILPDQIVPYSLETRKPERRDDRPHDVSFLITHLSELSTSGDHWLRGRITDGQIGAFGHSFGGFTVCRAAELDARIKAIVPMTLTDALREMPENNDCKIPLLLILGNTDRTVGEGGNNRSIAYFEKAAEPKYLLNFKDAGHYTFTEMTQINTNWGDGIGIEKGKDGKPDLTFSDALEDQRITNEYSVAFFDTFLKDSAAARKFLDQNHYPQEVDYRRE; encoded by the coding sequence ATGCGCATGTCGCTTCGCATTTTTGCCATTGTTCTAGGAATCTTCGCGATCTCCGCAGATTCACTGTGCGATGCCGCTGACCCTCGAAAGCCGGGACCCTACTCCGTTGGGGTGCGGACAGAAGTTTTTGTGGATGACCAGCGCGAATGCGCTATTACGGGCAAGCCGCGCACCTTGGTGACAGAGATTTGGTACCCGGCGGCCCAGGGATCAGAGAAACAACCGCTCAACAAGTTCAGCGATTTTTGGGGAACACCGGCTGGCGTGGCTGCGGGCAAATTGGTCATTGGACGGTTCGGTGGCCAGTTTGACAAAGTCGAAGAGACATTCAAAAACATCGCACATCGCAACGCAAAAATCGACGCCGGTTCTTTTCCACTGCTCGTTTTTTCGCACGGCAACGGTGGCTTTCGCCATCAAAATACCTATCAGGCAGAGTATCTCGCCTCGCACGGTTATATTGTGGCTGCGGCGGACCACACGGGAAATGCAGCGACAACCATTTTGCCGGACCAGATCGTACCCTATAGCTTGGAGACGCGCAAACCGGAGCGGCGTGACGATCGTCCCCATGATGTCTCATTTCTCATCACCCATTTGAGTGAGCTAAGCACCTCGGGGGATCACTGGTTGCGAGGTCGCATTACCGACGGTCAAATCGGAGCCTTCGGCCATTCGTTTGGCGGCTTTACCGTTTGCCGCGCTGCGGAATTGGATGCACGCATCAAAGCCATTGTTCCCATGACGCTGACAGACGCCTTGCGCGAGATGCCGGAAAATAATGACTGCAAAATTCCGTTGCTCTTAATCTTAGGGAATACCGACCGCACAGTGGGAGAAGGAGGAAACAACCGCAGCATTGCCTATTTCGAAAAAGCGGCTGAGCCGAAATATCTGCTCAACTTTAAGGATGCCGGCCATTATACTTTTACGGAGATGACGCAAATCAATACGAACTGGGGCGATGGCATTGGCATCGAAAAGGGGAAGGATGGCAAACCTGACCTTACGTTTTCCGACGCGCTGGAAGACCAGCGAATTACCAACGAGTATTCCGTCGCATTCTTCGACACGTTTCTCAAAGACTCTGCAGCGGCTAGGAAATTTCTTGACCAGAACCACTACCCCCAAGAGGTGGACTACCGGCGCGAGTAG
- a CDS encoding TPM domain-containing protein: MTKTNAQFTEQDHQQITQSVVAAEAKTSAEIMPVVAKSSGRYDRPEDIVGLWCGVLAFCAAWWLMPSPSTDANSWGGPSAAFQLFVYIVSLVAGFFVGVVLAMRVPWLRALFTPKAQMAEDVLLRARSVFYDRRVHHTAGGTGVLIYVSLFEHRAAIIADESVLNKLGQSALDEICQQLTTDLGSGTITNALSNAIATTGEKLSTVLPRDDNDVNELSDALVVLD, encoded by the coding sequence ATGACCAAAACCAACGCACAGTTCACCGAACAAGATCACCAACAAATCACCCAGTCGGTCGTTGCCGCCGAGGCAAAAACTTCGGCCGAAATCATGCCTGTCGTTGCCAAGTCTTCGGGCCGCTACGATCGCCCCGAGGATATCGTCGGCCTGTGGTGCGGCGTCCTCGCCTTTTGCGCCGCTTGGTGGCTCATGCCCAGCCCCTCAACCGATGCCAACAGCTGGGGCGGCCCGTCCGCCGCATTTCAACTCTTCGTCTACATTGTTTCGCTAGTAGCGGGCTTCTTCGTCGGCGTGGTGCTGGCCATGCGCGTGCCCTGGCTGCGGGCGCTCTTCACCCCCAAAGCACAAATGGCCGAGGACGTACTTTTACGAGCCCGGTCCGTCTTCTACGACCGCCGAGTACACCACACAGCCGGCGGCACCGGCGTGTTGATCTATGTCTCCCTCTTCGAACACCGCGCCGCCATCATCGCTGACGAATCGGTCCTCAACAAACTAGGCCAATCCGCCCTAGACGAAATCTGCCAGCAACTCACCACCGACCTGGGCTCCGGCACAATCACCAACGCCCTCAGCAACGCCATCGCCACCACCGGCGAAAAACTCTCCACTGTCCTGCCCCGAGACGACAACGACGTTAACGAATTGTCCGACGCCCTGGTGGTTCTGGATTAG
- a CDS encoding serine protease, whose translation MRTEASRVTLICVGILAFLLNPVHAQESTPASDFRKTRERAKAVIDSVSPAIVRFAYGNKPKLQFGCGVIVSASGHVAVSGPVKYVIDDALLDLELADGRSVSGKALGWSDEFGIGMLKITDPGEWPHVKLSKRAEAGEVCVALGYPRNSTGTETSPGIGLGIVTQVLAGQWLTTSDRSKLNAHPIFNLNGELLGLQRRSSTSLDSVHAAAGLIKAHWDELAAGSNLDRVRLFSKEPDSTRFLPRSEKVASNVISKATMASVQISDIGLEKNRVSGVIVSRDGYVITCGHHRRVPGTKMTVSLQDGRSANAIILGTNLVSDIGVLKITDEGTWPYAEMGRSAELGEGEHCVVIGYPRSKPEGEPWVFATTIAKSNWTLPSQDERNCTFWTKGSSLGKGGVSGCGVFDAQGRVIGALLGGSDGRSASGADLSQLRHSRVELFHKNWEALTSSIPVQVADPNRLAKVTTTLKRIADELSAEGHR comes from the coding sequence ATGCGGACTGAAGCGTCAAGAGTCACGCTGATTTGTGTTGGCATCCTCGCCTTCCTGCTGAATCCGGTTCATGCGCAAGAGTCTACTCCCGCGAGCGATTTCAGAAAAACGCGAGAACGCGCTAAAGCAGTCATTGACTCTGTAAGTCCAGCCATCGTGAGATTCGCTTATGGCAATAAGCCAAAGCTGCAATTTGGCTGCGGAGTGATTGTATCAGCAAGCGGCCATGTGGCGGTTAGTGGACCCGTCAAATATGTTATCGATGACGCCTTGCTTGATCTAGAACTGGCCGATGGGCGAAGTGTGAGCGGAAAGGCGTTGGGTTGGTCAGACGAGTTTGGGATCGGGATGCTAAAAATTACCGATCCAGGTGAATGGCCACACGTCAAGCTAAGCAAGCGGGCCGAGGCCGGTGAAGTCTGTGTGGCGTTGGGTTACCCCCGCAATTCCACAGGAACAGAAACGTCTCCAGGCATTGGGTTAGGCATCGTCACGCAGGTACTCGCCGGACAGTGGCTTACCACGTCGGATCGTTCTAAGCTCAATGCTCACCCCATATTCAACCTGAATGGCGAACTTTTGGGATTGCAGAGGAGATCCTCCACGAGTCTCGATTCGGTACATGCTGCAGCAGGGTTGATTAAAGCACACTGGGATGAACTGGCGGCGGGTAGTAACCTTGATCGCGTGCGGCTGTTTTCAAAAGAGCCGGACTCCACAAGATTTCTTCCACGATCCGAGAAAGTAGCTTCAAATGTAATTTCGAAGGCGACGATGGCGTCGGTTCAAATCAGCGACATTGGCCTTGAGAAAAACCGTGTGAGCGGTGTCATCGTGTCACGCGACGGATATGTCATCACTTGCGGGCATCACAGGCGCGTGCCAGGAACGAAAATGACGGTGTCCCTTCAAGATGGCCGTTCAGCGAACGCAATTATTCTTGGCACGAATCTTGTCTCCGATATTGGCGTGCTGAAGATCACGGACGAAGGAACCTGGCCCTATGCAGAAATGGGCCGTTCCGCCGAATTGGGTGAGGGCGAACATTGCGTTGTTATCGGTTACCCGAGGAGTAAACCAGAAGGAGAGCCCTGGGTCTTCGCGACGACAATAGCGAAATCAAATTGGACGCTTCCTAGTCAAGACGAAAGGAATTGTACGTTCTGGACCAAAGGTTCTTCTTTAGGCAAGGGAGGGGTGTCTGGATGTGGAGTATTCGATGCTCAAGGTCGCGTCATAGGAGCGCTGCTTGGAGGATCGGATGGCCGCAGTGCCAGCGGGGCCGACTTATCGCAGTTGCGTCACTCGCGCGTTGAACTATTCCATAAGAACTGGGAAGCCCTTACGTCGAGCATACCAGTTCAAGTTGCGGACCCCAATCGGCTCGCCAAGGTTACCACCACCCTCAAACGTATTGCGGATGAGCTATCTGCCGAAGGTCATCGCTGA
- a CDS encoding TPM domain-containing protein: MLRPRNIPFRIGSLMAACLLLNTSVLLAYQQNENLIQLDPPGQREFILDKAGLIDEADAAQIRELADKLLTDKAAPLVVVTINSMADHGGRGMRIETFARLLFDQWQIGPAKLGENQWNKGILLLVSKDDRKARIELGAGWGREKDDLCLQIMDEQIIPRFKQGNFSAGILAGVQSLEKMARDLKLPTAPKPAWFYPVLIGVIGLGIFTVVSLIRRGSSGWAWLLWGLVFAAIGAILYNVLSNSGSGGGYSGGSFGGGGFSGGGGASGSW; encoded by the coding sequence GTGCTACGTCCGCGAAATATTCCTTTCCGAATCGGCAGTCTCATGGCCGCTTGCCTGCTGCTGAACACTTCCGTGCTTTTGGCCTACCAGCAAAACGAGAATCTGATCCAACTGGATCCGCCCGGACAGCGGGAATTCATTCTGGACAAAGCGGGATTGATCGACGAGGCCGATGCCGCACAAATTCGCGAATTGGCGGACAAACTTCTGACCGACAAGGCGGCTCCGCTTGTCGTGGTCACAATCAATTCCATGGCCGACCATGGCGGTCGGGGGATGCGGATTGAAACCTTTGCCCGGTTGTTGTTTGATCAATGGCAAATCGGCCCCGCCAAGTTGGGAGAAAACCAATGGAACAAGGGCATCCTCTTGTTGGTCTCGAAAGACGATCGCAAGGCGCGTATTGAATTGGGAGCCGGGTGGGGCCGCGAGAAGGATGACCTGTGTCTTCAGATCATGGACGAGCAGATCATCCCCCGTTTCAAACAAGGAAACTTCAGTGCGGGAATCCTCGCCGGTGTGCAGTCGCTGGAAAAAATGGCCCGCGATCTCAAGTTGCCGACCGCTCCCAAACCCGCTTGGTTTTATCCGGTTCTCATTGGGGTGATCGGCCTGGGCATATTTACCGTCGTGTCGTTGATCCGACGCGGATCGAGCGGCTGGGCTTGGTTATTGTGGGGCCTTGTCTTCGCAGCAATCGGGGCCATTTTGTACAACGTGCTCTCGAATTCCGGCAGCGGAGGCGGTTACTCCGGAGGCTCGTTCGGAGGCGGAGGTTTTTCCGGCGGGGGTGGCGCCAGCGGCTCTTGGTAG